From Candida dubliniensis CD36 chromosome 7, complete sequence, the proteins below share one genomic window:
- a CDS encoding WD repeat protein (G-beta like protein) involved in translation regulation, putative (Similar to S. cerevisiae ASC1;~spliced gene), whose protein sequence is MADQEVLVLRGTLEGHNGWVTSLATTPAHPDLLLSGSRDKTLIKWKLTGGEDNQYGIPKKSFKGHSHIVQDVTISADGAYALSASWDRTLRLWDLETGETTQRFVGHKGDVLSVSIAKNLRQIVSASRDKTVKVWNTIGECMATLTGHNDWVSAVRISPSDQSSTVISASWDKTVKSWDLADYSVNADFIGHTGYISCITLSPDGSLCASAGKDGVIILWDLNKNRTLYTLEAKAEVHALAFSPNRYWLAAATTSGIKIFKLQERSLLDELKPEFAVGATAKDPEAISLAWSADGQNLFAGYTDNVIRVWQVMTPSA, encoded by the exons ATGGCTGATCAAgaagttttagttttaagAGGTACTTTAGAAGGACACAACGGTTGGGTTACTTCCCTTGCCACCACTCCAGCTCACCCAgacttattattatctggTTCAAGAGATAAAACTTTGATCAAATGGAAATTGACCGGTGGTGAAGACAACCAATACGGTATTCCAAAGAAATCATTCAAAGGTCACTCCCACATTGTTCAAGATGTTACCATTTCCGCTGATGGTGCTTACGCTTTATCTGCTTCTTGGGACAGAACTTTAAGATTATGGGATTTGGAAACCGGTGAAACCACCCAAAGATTCGTCGGTCACAAAGGTGATGTTTTGTCTGTCTCCATTGCTAAAAACTTGAGACAAATTGTTTCTGCTTCTAGAGACAAGACCGTCAAAGTTTGGAACACCATTGGTGAATGTATGGCCACTTTAACTGGTCACAACGATTGGGTTTCTGCTGTCAGAATCTCCCCATCTGACCAATCATCAACTGTTATCTCTGCTTCTTGGGATAAAACTGTTAAG TCATGGGACTTAGCTGACTACTCTGTCAACGCTGACTTCATTGGTCACACCGGTTACATTTCATGTATCACTTTATCTCCAGATGGTTCATTATGTGCCTCTGCTGGTAAAGATGGTGTCATCATCTTGTGGGATTTGAACAAAAACAGAACTTTGTACACTTTGGAAGCCAAGGCTGAAGTTCACGCTTTAGCTTTCTCTCCAAACAGATACTGGTTAGCTGCTGCTACCACTTCTGGTATCAAGATCTTCAAATTACAAGAAAGATCTTTATTGGATGAATTGAAACCAGAATTTGCTGTTGGTGCTACCGCTAAAGACCCAGAAGCTATTTCTTTGGCTTGGTCTGCTGATGGTCAAAACTTGTTTGCTGGTTACACTGATAATGTTATCAGAGTCTGGCAAGTTATGACTCCATCTGCttaa